In Pseudomonas nunensis, a single window of DNA contains:
- a CDS encoding AraC family transcriptional regulator yields MREKDSVAAYFVRAMIHRLEDNPQRLAAVLEQANIDPALLDQPTARVPANAFAALWLLQIRELNDEFFGLDSHGMPLGSFALICRALIQEPDLHKAMRQCLAYFALFLSDFRGTLTVRGKRAVISLQTRSTDNDVSCLGEETFMVLMISLLCWLGGRRIPIDRADFRHGRVSLSDDRLLWGPNLTFGTERTEIEFASHYLRLPVVQDLASLKVFLRTAPQWLVIRFRNQHGLASQVHQRLRNSHYSQWPTLQAFALEQHLSPSTFRRKLEREGCSYQEIKDEVRRGVAFEQLRHGKASVGDIAEQLGFQEASAFHRAFKKWTGESPGRYRARFQERAANGPDSDQL; encoded by the coding sequence ATGCGGGAAAAGGATTCAGTGGCAGCCTACTTCGTGCGGGCGATGATCCATCGGCTGGAGGACAATCCGCAGCGTCTGGCGGCCGTGCTGGAGCAGGCCAATATCGACCCGGCGTTGCTCGACCAGCCCACGGCCCGCGTTCCGGCCAACGCTTTTGCCGCGCTGTGGTTGCTGCAGATACGCGAGCTCAACGACGAGTTCTTCGGCCTCGACAGCCACGGCATGCCACTCGGCAGTTTCGCTTTGATTTGCCGGGCGCTGATCCAGGAACCCGACCTGCACAAAGCCATGCGCCAATGCCTGGCCTACTTCGCCCTGTTCCTCAGCGACTTTCGCGGCACGCTGACCGTGCGTGGCAAGCGTGCAGTCATCAGCCTGCAAACCCGCTCGACCGACAACGACGTCAGTTGCCTGGGCGAAGAAACCTTCATGGTGCTGATGATCAGCCTGTTGTGCTGGCTCGGCGGACGACGCATCCCCATCGATCGCGCAGATTTTCGCCACGGCCGCGTCTCCCTCAGCGACGACCGACTGCTCTGGGGCCCCAACCTGACCTTCGGCACTGAACGCACCGAAATCGAGTTCGCCAGCCATTACCTGCGCCTGCCCGTGGTGCAAGACCTGGCGTCACTCAAAGTATTCCTGCGCACCGCGCCGCAATGGCTGGTGATCCGCTTCCGCAATCAACACGGCCTCGCATCCCAGGTTCACCAACGCCTGCGCAACAGCCATTACAGCCAATGGCCAACCCTGCAGGCCTTCGCCCTCGAACAACACCTGAGCCCCAGCACCTTCCGCCGCAAACTGGAGCGCGAAGGTTGCTCGTATCAGGAGATCAAGGACGAAGTGCGTCGTGGGGTGGCGTTTGAGCAGTTGCGCCATGGCAAGGCGAGCGTGGGCGATATTGCCGAGCAACTGGGGTTTCAGGAAGCGAGTGCGTTTCACCGGGCGTTCAAGAAATGGACGGGGGAGAGCCCGGGGCGGTATCGGGCGCGGTTTCAGGAAAGGGCCGCGAATGGGCCCGATTCAGATCAACTCTAA
- a CDS encoding ABC transporter ATP-binding protein, protein MPTLTRFAALLDQARRALLLVWGTSRGLFLGLVLATLIAGVLPALAAWLGQRIVDAVVTAMQLHAQQGSAPLWPVVRYVLFEAGVLALLSGTQRALSVQQSLLRVQLGQKVNTMILEKAQTLSLVQFENSEFYDKLVRVRREASTRPLALVMKSLGLIQNLIVLISFGVLLVHFSPWALVLLVVGALPVFFAEAHFSGDAFRLFTRRAPESRQQSYIETLLSHEAYIKEVKLFGFAPLLLKRYRDTFARLYAEDRRLTLRRDGWGFVLGLLGTGAFYLAYAWVVVDTVHGNISLGQMTMYLVLFKQGQTAVSSSLSAISGLYEDGLYLSALYEYLAEPVVSDNGSLIVGAVPGDGLRLENVGFKYPGASRAALEGIDLHLVPGRSVALVGENGSGKTTLIKLLTRLYRPDQGRILLDGSDLNSWEEDALRRRIGVIFQDYIRYQFSVGENIGVGDTLAFDNEQRWKAAAAEGMAAPFIEGLDRGYATQLGRWFAGGQELSGGQWQKIALSRAYMRRDADILILDEPTSALDPAAEAAVFEHFSQHTQDRMTLLISHRFSSVRNADHIIVLDQGTILERGDHDSLVAAGGRYAQLFDLQARGYR, encoded by the coding sequence ATGCCAACCCTTACCCGTTTCGCCGCTCTGCTCGACCAGGCGAGACGCGCCTTGCTGTTGGTCTGGGGCACGTCTCGCGGATTATTCCTCGGCCTGGTGCTGGCCACCCTGATCGCGGGTGTGCTGCCGGCACTCGCTGCCTGGCTCGGCCAGCGCATCGTCGACGCGGTTGTTACCGCCATGCAATTACACGCGCAGCAGGGCAGTGCGCCGTTGTGGCCGGTGGTGCGTTATGTGTTGTTCGAGGCGGGGGTGTTGGCGTTGTTGTCCGGGACGCAACGGGCGTTGTCGGTTCAGCAGTCGCTGTTGCGGGTGCAGTTGGGGCAGAAGGTCAACACGATGATTCTGGAAAAGGCCCAGACGTTGTCGTTGGTGCAGTTCGAGAATTCCGAGTTCTACGACAAGTTGGTGCGGGTCCGGCGCGAGGCTTCGACCCGGCCGTTGGCGTTGGTGATGAAGTCGTTGGGGTTGATCCAGAACCTGATTGTGCTGATCAGTTTCGGTGTGCTGCTGGTGCATTTTTCGCCGTGGGCGCTGGTGTTGCTGGTGGTCGGTGCGTTGCCGGTGTTCTTTGCCGAGGCGCATTTTTCCGGGGATGCATTTCGGCTGTTCACCCGTCGGGCGCCGGAGAGTCGGCAGCAGAGTTACATCGAGACGCTGCTGTCCCACGAGGCCTACATCAAAGAGGTCAAGCTGTTCGGCTTTGCGCCGTTGCTGTTGAAGCGTTATCGCGACACGTTTGCCCGGCTTTACGCCGAAGACCGGCGCCTGACCTTGCGCCGCGATGGCTGGGGTTTTGTGCTCGGGTTGCTGGGCACCGGGGCGTTTTACCTGGCGTATGCGTGGGTGGTGGTGGACACCGTGCACGGCAATATCAGCCTCGGGCAGATGACCATGTACCTGGTGCTGTTCAAGCAGGGGCAAACCGCCGTCAGCAGTAGTCTCAGTGCGATCAGCGGTCTTTACGAGGACGGTTTGTACCTGTCGGCCCTTTACGAATATCTGGCCGAACCGGTGGTGAGCGATAACGGCAGCCTGATCGTGGGCGCAGTGCCCGGCGATGGGCTGCGGCTCGAGAACGTCGGGTTTAAGTATCCGGGGGCCAGTCGCGCGGCGCTGGAAGGCATCGACCTGCATTTGGTGCCCGGTCGCAGCGTGGCGCTGGTGGGAGAAAACGGTTCGGGCAAGACCACGCTGATCAAATTGCTGACCCGGCTCTATCGCCCTGATCAGGGCCGAATTCTGCTGGACGGCAGTGACCTGAATAGCTGGGAAGAAGATGCGTTGCGCCGGCGTATCGGCGTAATTTTCCAGGACTACATTCGCTATCAGTTCTCCGTGGGCGAGAACATTGGCGTCGGCGACACCCTGGCTTTTGACAATGAACAACGTTGGAAAGCGGCGGCCGCCGAAGGCATGGCCGCACCGTTTATCGAAGGGCTGGATCGTGGTTATGCCACGCAACTGGGGCGCTGGTTTGCCGGTGGTCAGGAGTTGTCCGGCGGGCAATGGCAGAAGATCGCGTTGTCCCGCGCCTACATGCGCCGCGACGCCGACATCCTGATTCTCGACGAACCGACTTCAGCCCTCGACCCTGCAGCGGAAGCGGCGGTGTTCGAGCATTTCAGCCAGCACACCCAGGACCGCATGACCCTGCTGATCTCGCACCGGTTTTCCAGTGTGCGCAACGCCGACCACATCATCGTGCTGGACCAAGGGACGATTCTGGAGCGCGGCGATCACGACAGCCTGGTGGCGGCGGGTGGGCGTTATGCGCAGTTGTTCGATTTGCAGGCCCGGGGTTATCGCTAG
- a CDS encoding DUF6932 family protein codes for MIPEWNPQGLIPPINEHNPAGMDRSPYQVDLVAFVERFAINLDRCAILEGYLSHRSELHRMGMIEGFQWLDGSFTENIELSDQRSPRDIDVVTFTFEGDEFYDCLQPDQLRLLGATWEDQSFIKNQFKVDFYVQSLSDAPERLVEITSYWYSMWSHRRTKQWKGFLRVDLAPRQDQAAIAMLKARKKELTHE; via the coding sequence TTGATACCTGAATGGAATCCACAAGGACTTATTCCTCCAATCAATGAGCACAATCCAGCGGGGATGGACAGATCTCCCTACCAAGTTGATCTAGTAGCATTCGTGGAGCGCTTCGCTATCAACCTGGACCGGTGTGCTATTTTGGAAGGCTATCTCTCACACCGTTCTGAGCTTCATAGAATGGGCATGATTGAGGGTTTCCAATGGTTGGATGGCAGTTTCACAGAGAACATCGAGCTCTCTGATCAACGATCACCCCGAGATATTGATGTCGTTACCTTCACTTTTGAGGGAGACGAGTTCTACGATTGCTTACAGCCTGATCAACTAAGATTATTGGGAGCAACATGGGAGGATCAGTCCTTCATAAAAAATCAATTCAAAGTCGATTTTTATGTTCAATCTCTCAGTGATGCGCCAGAGCGCCTGGTAGAAATAACATCGTACTGGTACAGCATGTGGTCCCATCGAAGAACCAAGCAGTGGAAGGGTTTCCTGCGGGTTGATCTTGCCCCACGCCAGGATCAAGCAGCAATCGCCATGCTGAAGGCTCGTAAAAAGGAGCTCACTCATGAATAG
- the rbsK gene encoding ribokinase: MSKIAVIGSNMVDLITYIDRMPAQGETLEAPGFALGCGGKGANQAVAAAKLGADVLMLTKVGDDMFADNTLANFQRFGIDTRYVQRVPGVSSGVAPIFVQADSHNSILIVKGANAHLAPADIDAAAPALRQCSLIVLQLEINVETVYHAIAFGREHNIPVLLNPAPALAGLSREHLAQLDFLVPNESELALISGQTVDSPESALKAAKTLVASGIRHVIVTLGEKGALYVGEEGEFQIPGLQVAARDTTGAGDAFIGCFIQRWSRDRDIRAAMLEAVAYSACSVTGLGTQTSYPDATAFAEFQRQFDA, from the coding sequence ATGAGCAAGATCGCAGTCATCGGCAGCAATATGGTGGATCTGATCACCTACATCGACCGCATGCCGGCCCAGGGCGAGACGCTGGAAGCGCCGGGGTTTGCCCTCGGTTGCGGCGGCAAGGGTGCCAATCAGGCGGTGGCCGCGGCCAAGCTCGGGGCGGATGTGCTGATGCTGACCAAGGTTGGCGATGACATGTTTGCCGACAACACCCTGGCGAATTTCCAGCGCTTCGGCATCGATACCCGCTACGTGCAGCGCGTCCCCGGCGTATCCAGCGGGGTGGCGCCGATCTTCGTCCAGGCCGATTCCCACAACAGCATCCTGATCGTCAAAGGCGCCAACGCCCACCTGGCTCCGGCAGACATCGACGCCGCTGCGCCAGCCCTGCGTCAATGCTCCCTGATCGTGCTGCAACTCGAAATCAATGTCGAAACCGTCTACCACGCCATCGCCTTCGGTCGCGAACACAACATCCCGGTGTTGCTCAACCCGGCGCCAGCCTTGGCCGGCCTGAGCCGCGAGCACCTGGCGCAACTGGATTTCCTCGTACCCAACGAATCCGAACTGGCGCTGATCAGCGGCCAGACCGTGGATTCGCCCGAGTCCGCGCTGAAAGCCGCGAAAACCCTGGTCGCCAGCGGCATTCGCCACGTGATCGTGACCCTCGGTGAGAAAGGTGCGCTGTACGTCGGCGAGGAGGGCGAATTCCAGATTCCCGGCCTGCAAGTCGCTGCCCGCGACACCACCGGCGCGGGCGATGCCTTCATCGGTTGCTTCATCCAGCGCTGGAGCCGCGATCGCGATATCCGCGCCGCCATGCTCGAAGCAGTGGCCTATTCCGCTTGCTCGGTCACCGGCCTCGGCACCCAGACCTCCTACCCGGATGCCACTGCATTCGCTGAATTCCAGCGCCAGTTCGACGCCTGA
- a CDS encoding alpha/beta hydrolase, with amino-acid sequence MFSTLMSRLGRRWLPLLCMALLIVGLPVGCGVLKYKERELLFRIEPGTAGWYHGLPQDVQEFDIKPASFKGGQNLHAWWWPAARRDAPSILYLHGVRWNLTGQAFRIEQMRAMGYSVLAIDYRGFGQSKGDLPSEASVYEDARVAWERFTSMQPDPNKRLIYGHSLGGAVAIDLAADLATQAKKDHVPVPVRGLVIESTFTTLGDAVAQVADSNLPVKSLPVRWLLSQKFDSIDKITDIDMPLLVVHGLADAFMPSRFSQQLFNAANEPKRLLLIPGGTHNNSMSLGGSQYRQAIENLMKAKPAQVAAVNRSSPET; translated from the coding sequence ATGTTTTCTACCCTCATGAGCCGCTTGGGCCGGCGCTGGTTGCCGTTGTTGTGCATGGCGCTGTTGATCGTCGGTCTGCCGGTGGGTTGCGGGGTGCTCAAGTACAAAGAGCGCGAGTTGCTGTTTCGTATCGAGCCGGGCACGGCGGGCTGGTATCACGGTTTGCCGCAGGACGTTCAGGAGTTCGACATCAAGCCTGCCAGCTTCAAGGGCGGTCAAAACCTGCATGCCTGGTGGTGGCCGGCGGCGCGCCGCGATGCACCGTCGATTCTTTATCTGCACGGCGTGCGCTGGAACCTCACCGGCCAGGCGTTCCGCATCGAGCAAATGCGCGCCATGGGCTATTCGGTGCTGGCTATCGACTATCGCGGGTTTGGCCAAAGCAAAGGGGATCTGCCGTCGGAAGCCAGCGTCTACGAAGATGCGCGCGTCGCCTGGGAGCGTTTCACGTCGATGCAACCAGACCCGAACAAACGCCTGATCTACGGCCATTCGTTAGGCGGCGCGGTCGCTATCGACCTCGCGGCCGACCTGGCAACCCAGGCGAAAAAAGACCACGTCCCAGTACCGGTACGCGGGTTGGTGATCGAATCCACCTTCACCACACTGGGCGATGCCGTCGCGCAAGTGGCCGACAGCAACCTGCCAGTGAAATCACTGCCGGTGCGCTGGCTGCTGTCACAGAAATTCGATTCCATCGACAAGATCACCGACATCGACATGCCGTTGCTGGTGGTCCACGGTCTGGCGGATGCGTTCATGCCGTCGCGCTTCAGCCAGCAGCTGTTCAATGCCGCCAACGAGCCAAAGCGCCTGCTGCTGATTCCCGGTGGAACGCACAACAACAGCATGAGCCTGGGTGGCAGTCAGTATCGCCAAGCCATCGAAAACCTGATGAAAGCCAAGCCTGCCCAGGTCGCCGCGGTGAATCGCAGTTCGCCAGAGACGTAA